The nucleotide sequence GAGGATACTTTTTCACTTGAGCAGACTGCCTGTGATGCAAAGCTTGTAAATGGTGAAGCTGCAATGAAGGTATCCGGTGCATGGTCTATCCAGAATTTCCTGGATATAGATGAGAATTTTGATTTTGGTATTTTCCCGTTCCCGAACCAGACAGGCGATGCAAAGCTTATATTTGAGCCCAATATCACATTTATGAAGAGTAAAGACACTGCCTATAGCGAGGCAGCGGATGCATTTATTAATTTCATGGCTGAGAACAAGGATCTGGCAGTAAGCATTTATGACTTTACAAGTACAGCATCAATGCTTAAGGATGTTACTCCGACCTTTAATAATCCAAGTCAGACGGATATAGATACATACGCTTCTGCAGGAGAGATCATCGATGCAAATTCAGGTAATACACAGCTCGTATGGTCAGGATTCCAGGATGAGAATGCTAATGACATTGCTGAATGGCTTCTTGGAAATGAGACTATTGATGAAGCGCTTGAAGCTGCTGACAGTCGTGTTGATGTCAGTGCTCCATAAATAAAATGATACTGTAAATAATAAAAAGGAGAAGCGGTGGTATTCAGACTGGGTACTGCCGCTTTTGTAAAAAGAGAGAAGGCTTATGAATATCGCAGTTATAAAGAAAAATACAGTTGAAAATATTAAAGTCAGAGCCGGGGGAAGAATTATGACAAAAAAAGGATCAGCTAAAAGAAAAGAGTTTTATCAATATCTTACGCTGGTAGCTCCTGCTTTTATCATCTTTACGATCGGGCTTATAGTTCCGATATTTCTGGCTTTTCGTTATTCTCTGACAAGCTGGAACGGACTTACAAAAGAAAAACCATTTGTAGGTTTGGATAATTATATCAAGATGCTGTCAGATCCTTATGTAAGATCTGCATGGTGGTTTACCATACGTTTCACATTTTGGAATGTTCTCATTCAGAATTTCTTTGCCTTGCTTTTCGCAGTAATACTGGATACAGGAGTAAGGGGAAAGAAAATCTACAGAACGATCCTTTTTATTCCGTGTCTTATAAGTCCCCTTGTAACAGGATTTATATGGCTCAGAATGTATTCGAATATTCTTCCGGCAATATTTGAATTTTTCGGAATGTCGGGTTCTTTTATAAAGCTTTTCGGTAATCAGAAGACGGTTCTTTCAGGATTGCTTGCTGCAAATAACTGGCAGTGGATCGGCTACTGGATGCTGATCTATCTTGCAGGATTACAGTCTGTTCCGGGAGATCTTTATGAAGCAGCCAAAATAGACGGGGCGAACTGGTTTCAGAGATTTAGAAATGTGACCGTTCCAATGCTTG is from Lachnospiraceae bacterium C1.1 and encodes:
- a CDS encoding sugar ABC transporter permease produces the protein MNIAVIKKNTVENIKVRAGGRIMTKKGSAKRKEFYQYLTLVAPAFIIFTIGLIVPIFLAFRYSLTSWNGLTKEKPFVGLDNYIKMLSDPYVRSAWWFTIRFTFWNVLIQNFFALLFAVILDTGVRGKKIYRTILFIPCLISPLVTGFIWLRMYSNILPAIFEFFGMSGSFIKLFGNQKTVLSGLLAANNWQWIGYWMLIYLAGLQSVPGDLYEAAKIDGANWFQRFRNVTVPMLAPAFTICIVGITTGSLKVYDLMVSSTQGGPGRASTSIIYLIYDSAINGRQYGYGSALSISLIFALLIVAVIQVVILKKREVQA